The Daucus carota subsp. sativus chromosome 7, DH1 v3.0, whole genome shotgun sequence genome window below encodes:
- the LOC108192265 gene encoding origin of replication complex subunit 1A gives MAEATPIKPHKSPLKKLKHSPTHSSPKFAIPATPDTAAAATPRRSLRFISTPQQSSPAPQSCPKSSRRALSYKPPIKAPKPQIPKTPKSDAIEAVLSPVSPDRLDVKKRRNLGGRKSAIGVQKKRVYYKRVSYDGGEFAVGDDVYVKRREDASSDGEDPDVEECRVCFKAGRAVMIECDDCLGGFHLKCLKPPLKAVPDGDWICGFCEARKLGKKVELPVPPKGKKLARTAKEKLLTSDLWAIRIVRLWREVDGTYWFRGQWYVIPEETASGRQPHNLKRELYRTNDFADNEMESILRHCYVMNPKEFANANNEGDDVFFCEYEYDMRWHSFKRIADIEKEEGGSEEAGKDEDWNPDNDSDSELESEDEEDYDYENEKSFNLSNGPSPVRLAANSQKGRIFGLQRIGMKKIPEHIRCHKQTELEKAKATLLLATLPKSQPCRTKEMEEITGFIKGGICDSQCLGRCLYIHGVPGTGKTMSVLSVMKNIRSEVDAGSINPYCFVEINGLKLASPENIYKVIYEALTGHRVNWKKALHLLNERFSSGAKRGDDRPCILLIDELDLLVTRSQSVLYNILDWPTKPHSKLLIIGIANTMDLPEKLLPRISSRMGIQRLCFGPYNYQQLQEIISSRLKGINAFEKQAIEFASRKVAAVSGDARRALEICRRAAELADYRMKNLLESSTSSEENILVGMAEVEAAIKEMFQAPHIQVMRSCSKLGKIFLAALVHEFHKTGMSETTFEQLAVTVCCFCTSNGEAFPGWDSLLKVGCKLGECRIILCEAGAKHRLQKLQLNFPSDDVSFALKDTQEAPWLAKYL, from the exons ATGGCTGAAGCTACTCCAATTAAGCCCCACAAATCTCCTCTCAAGAAACTCAAACACTCACCCACTCATTCCTCCCCTAAATTTGCAATCCCAGCGACCCCAGATACCGCAGCTGCCGCGACGCCTCGCCGCTCTCTGCGCTTCATTTCCACCCCTCAGCAATCATCCCCAGCTCCCCAATCTTGCCCCAAATCGTCTCGGCGTGCGCTGTCTTATAAACCCCCAATTAAGGCGCCCAAACCCCAGATCCCCAAAACCCCCAAAAGCGATGCAATTGAGGCGGTGCTGTCTCCGGTGTCGCCGGATAGGCTGGATGTGAAGAAAAGGAGGAATCTTGGTGGGAGAAAATCGGCAATTGGGGTGCAGAAGAAGAGGGTTTATTATAAGAGAGTGTCGTATGATGGGGGTGAGTTTGCGGTTGGGGATGATGTGTATGTCAAGAGAAGGGAGGATGCGAGCTCGGACGGGGAGGATCCTGATGTGGAGGAGTGTAGGGTTTGTTTTAAGGCGGGGAGGGCTGTGATGATTGAGTGTGATGATTGTTTAGGGGGGTTTCATTTGAAGTGTTTGAAGCCGCCGCTTAAGGCTGTTCCGGATGGGGATTGGATTTGTGGGTTTTGTGAGGCGAGGAAGTTGGGGAAGAAGGTGGAGTTGCCTGTGCCTCCTAAAGGGAAGAAGTTGGCTAGGACTGCCAAGGAGAAGCTTCTTACGAGTGATTTATGGGCAATTCGGATTGTCAG GTTGTGGAGAGAGGTAGATGGTACTTACTGGTTTCGGGGACAGTGGTATGTGATTCCTGAAGAAACTGCTTCTGGTAGACAGCCTCATAACTTGAAACGGGAGCTCTATAGAACAAATGACTTTGCTGATAATGAG ATGGAATCTATCCTCAGACATTGCTATGTAATGAACCCAAAAGAATTTGCAAATGCAAACAATGAAGGGGATGATGTTTTCTTCTGCGAATATGAGTATGATATGCGCTGGCATAGTTTCAAACGTATTGCAGATATTGAGAAAGAGGAAGGG GGTAGTGAAGAAGCTGGCAAGGATGAAGATTGGAATCCTGACAATGATTCAGACTCAGAGCTAGAgtcagaagatgaagaagactATGACTACGAAAATGAAAAAAGCTTTAATTTATCAAATGGACCATCTCCAGTTCGTCTGGCTGCG AACTCACAGAAGGGAAGAATCTTTGGACTTCAACGGATAGGGATGAAGAAAATACCAGAACATATAAGATGCCACAAGCAAACAGAACTTGAAAAAGCAAAAGCCACCCTTCTGTTAGCAACTCTGCCCAAGTCTCAGCCTTGTAGAACTAA AGAAATGGAAGAGATAACTGGCTTTATAAAGGGTGGCATATGTGATTCCCAGTGTCTAGGGCGTTGCCTCTACATTCATGGCGTTCCTGGTACTGGCAAG ACAATGAGTGTGCTTTCTGTTATGAAGAATATAAGGTCTGAGGTTGATGCAGGAAGTATTAACCCTTACTGTTTTGTTGAAATTAATGGTCTTAAACTAGCATCACCGGAGAATATATACAAG GTAATTTATGAAGCATTAACTGGACACAGGGTTAACTGGAAAAAGGCACTCCATCTTCTGAATGAAAGATTTTCAAGTGGAGCAAAAAGGGGCGATGACCGTCCTTGTATATTACTTATTGATGAGCTTGATCTTTTGGTGACTAGAAGTCAATCT GTCTTATACAACATTCTTGATTGGCCGACTAAACCACATTCCAAGCTACTTATAATAG GGATAGCAAATACCATGGATCTTCCAGAAAAGTTGCTACCACGCATATCTAGCCGCATGGGCATCCAAAGACTATGCTTTGGTCCTTATAACTATCAGCAGCTTCAAGAAATCATTTCAAGCCGCCTCAAAGGAATTAATGCATTTGAGAAACAGGCTATTGAATTCGCTTCTAGAAAG GTGGCTGCTGTCTCCGGAGATGCTCGGCGTGCACTTGAGATTTGCAGGCGTGCAGCAGAACTTGCTGATTATCGTATGAAGAACTTATTGGAATCCAGTACTAGTTCCGAAG AAAACATTCTTGTTGGCATGGCGGAGGTGGAAGCAGCCATAAAGGAAATGTTTCAGGCTCCTCATATTCAG GTAATGAGAAGTTGTTCCAAGCTTGGCAAAATCTTCTTGGCAGCTTTGGTGCATGAGTTCCATAAAACTGGAATGAGTGAAACTACATTTGAGCAG TTGGCAGTTACTGTCTGTTGTTTCTGTACGAGTAATGGAGAAGCATTCCCCGGTTGGGACTCACTTTTAAAAGTTGG CTGTAAACTTGGAGAGTGTAGAATCATTTTGTGTGAAGCAGGAGCTAAACATAGGTTACAAAAATTGCAGCTCAACTTTCCAAG TGATGACGTATCATTTGCACTGAAAGACACTCAGGAAGCACCTTGGTTAGCCAAATACCTCTGA
- the LOC108192274 gene encoding aldehyde dehydrogenase family 3 member F1, which produces MDHHNIDISVPPPHIHPNYSMGGEAGDDPNFEKDLEELRETFNSGKTRDASWRRSQLKAMQLLLKETEDEIFHALKQDLGKPRCEAYRDEIGTVTKSVQYALGNLKYWMSAKKVNLPLIAFPATAELIPEPLGLVYIISSWNFPFGLSLEPIIGAIAAGNVVVLKPSELAPTCSAVLASVIDKYLDNKAIKVFQGGVSVGQQLLQHKWDKIFFTGSAQVGRLVMAAAANHLTPVTLELGGKCPAVVDSISGSWDRESTFKRILGGKFASCAGQVCIGVDYILVEKRYLSTLVSRLQIWIRKMFGDNPKECLARIINKHHFIRLKNLLSDPLVKASIRHGGSLDEANLFIEPTILVDPPLHSAIMTEEIFGPLLPIITLDKIEDSVKFINSRPKPLTIYAFTNNEKLKKMLIAGTSSGGITFNDTLVQHAADTIPFGGVGGSGFGRYHGKFSFDTFSHEKAILRRGFLTDFWFRFPPWDDKKLQLFRDAYRYDYIGIALTFLGLKK; this is translated from the exons ATGGATCACCATAACATTGACATTTCCGTCCCACCTCCTCATATTCATCCAAACTACTCTATGGGAGGAGAAGCCGGAGATGACCCGAATTTCGAAAAAGACTTGGAGGAGCTCAGAGAGACCTTTAACTCCGGAAAGACCAGAGATGCATCTTGGAGGAGGTCTCAGCTCAAAGCAATGCAGCTTCTCCTTAAGGAGACGGAAGACGAAATCTTCCACGCTCTTAAACAAGATTTGGGGAAGCCTCGGTGTGAAGCTTATAGAGATGAG ATTGGAACTGTAACAAAGTCTGTACAATATGCACTGGGCAATTTAAAATATTGGATGTCCGCGAAGAAG GTTAATTTGCCTTTAATTGCATTCCCTGCAACCGCAGAGTTGATTCCTGAACCGCTTGGTCTTGTCTACATAATTTCCTCATGGAACTTTCCCTTTG GGCTATCTCTGGAACCGATAATCGGGGCAATAGCTGCTGGAAATGTTGTGGTTCTGAAACCATCAGAGTTGGCTCCTACATGTTCAGCAGTTCTGGCTAGTGTGATCGACAAGTACCTTGACAATAAAGCTATCAAAGTCTTTCAAGGTGGTGTTTCTGTTGGccaacaacttcttcaacatAAATGGGACAAGATTTTCTTCACAG GTAGTGCTCAAGTGGGGCGACTGGTTATGGCGGCAGCTGCTAATCATCTTACACCTGTCACCTTAGAATTAGGTGGTAAGTGCCCTGCAGTTGTGGATTCCATCTCTGGTTCTTGGGACAGAGAG TCTACATTTAAGCGGATTCTTGGCGGGAAATTTGCATCATGTGCTGGTCAAGTCTGCATAGGAGTTGATTACATTCTTGTGGAAAAGAGATACTTATCCACCTTG GTGTCAAGGCTCCAGATATGGATCAGGAAAATGTTTGGGGATAATCCGAAAGAATGTCTAGCACGGATAATAAACAAACATCATTTCATAAGATTGAAGAATCTGCTGAGTGATCCTCTTGTAAAAGCTTCTATCCGACATGGTGGTTCTTTAGACGAAGCTAATTT ATTCATTGAGCCGACGATACTGGTAGATCCCCCACTCCATTCTGCTATCATGACAGAGGAGATATTTGGTCCATTGCTTCCTATCATCACA TTGGATAAGATTGAAGACAGTGTTAAGTTTATCAATTCGCGGCCTAAACCACTTACAATCTACGCTTTCACAAACAATGAGAAGCTGAAGAAGATGCTGATAGCAGGGACATCATCCGGAGGCATAACATTCAACGACACATTAGTTCAA CATGCCGCGGACACCATCCCATTTGGAGGCGTGGGAGGAAGCGGATTTGGAAGGTACCATGGAAAATTCTCTTTCGATACCTTCAGCCATGAGAAAGCCATTTTGAGGAGAGGCTTTCTCACAGACTTCTGGTTCAGGTTTCCGCCATGGGACGATAAAAAGCTGCAGCTCTTTAGAGATGCTTACAGATATGACTACATTGGTATAGCTCTCACTTTCTTGGGCTTGAAGAAATAG